GCCGATGGCCGGGCTGCGACCGCCAGGTCAACTGGTCGACGCCGCATCACATCGTCGCCTGGAGCAAAAACGGTCCGACCGACCTGGCCAACCTCGTGCTTTGTGTTTCGCTCACCATCGACTCGTCCATGAGGGGGGATGGCAGGTGGTCAAGGCCGGGCGCGAGTTCCGCTTCCTGCCGCCGGAGCGGGTGGTGATGCGGCGGGCGCGCGGGCCGGGTGTGCGCTGGGCGGCGTAGGCCGCGCTATCGCGGAGCCGGTGTCTCGCCTACTCGGGGATTAGGACAAACCTAGAACTTGGTTCCACGCGGTGCGCGCGATCTGCCCACCGTTTCGCGCATCCGAACCGCGACCACCAGACCTGACACACCGGTGAGCATGGCCACGGTGAGGATCGCCGCCGGGATGCCGGCAACATCGGCGATCACGCCGGCCACGATGCCTCCGACCGCATAGCCGGCGTCGCGCCACAGCCGGTAGATGCCGACCGAGGTCGCCCGGTCGGGAGTCTGAGCCGCATCGCTGATGACAGCGAGCAGGGTCGGATAGACAAGGGCGGTGCCGGCCCCCAGCAGGACGCTTGCCGCGAACCACCATGCCAAGCCCGGGACGAGGACGAAGCCCGCGATCGCGAGCGACTGGAGCAGCATCCCCGCCACGATGAGACGCTTGCGGCCGATGTGGTCGCTGATCCAGCCCGTGCCCAGCTGCCCAGCGCCCCAGACGGCCGGGTAGACGCCGGCCAGGAGCCCGATCTCCCGAAGTCCGAGACCGTGCGCGGCAAAGAAGAGTGGCAGCAGCGCCCAGGCCATGCCGTCGTTGAGGTTGTTCACCAGGCCCGCCTGGCACGTGCTGGACAGCGTCCGGTCGCGGAAGCTGACGTCCAGCACCAGGTTGCCCAATGATCGCGTCGGCAGGGCGCCGGCC
The DNA window shown above is from bacterium and carries:
- a CDS encoding HNH endonuclease is translated as RWPGCDRQVNWSTPHHIVAWSKNGPTDLANLVLCVSLTIDSSMRGDGRWSRPGASSASCRRSGW
- a CDS encoding MFS transporter — its product is MTIPLLPIQLGLRANWRQFALLVAINAFVGGVVGVERSTLAPLAAHDFQIASRAAILSFLISFGLTKAASNFIAGRLADRLGRRGVLLAGWLAALPVAPLIIMAPAWGWVVLANVLLGVNQGLAWSTTVNMKIDLAGPRRRGLALGLNEASGYLAVSVAAAAGGFLAANYGIRPTPYFLAEALAVCGLLLSLLTRETSRHVELESAGALPTRSLGNLVLDVSFRDRTLSSTCQAGLVNNLNDGMAWALLPLFFAAHGLGLREIGLLAGVYPAVWGAGQLGTGWISDHIGRKRLIVAGMLLQSLAIAGFVLVPGLAWWFAASVLLGAGTALVYPTLLAVISDAAQTPDRATSVGIYRLWRDAGYAVGGIVAGVIADVAGIPAAILTVAMLTGVSGLVVAVRMRETVGRSRAPRGTKF